In Xenopus laevis strain J_2021 chromosome 2S, Xenopus_laevis_v10.1, whole genome shotgun sequence, a genomic segment contains:
- the mtnr1b.S gene encoding melatonin receptor type 1B gives MGPPWIPSSAENVSGRKIKGVGSRKAASDSGNAFVVSLAFADLVVALYPYPLVLVAIFKNGWAMGEMHCKVSGFMMGLSVIGSIFNITGIAINRYCYICHSFVYEKLFSLWNTILYVCLIWTLTVVATVPNFFVGSLEYDPRIYSCTFVQTVSSSYTITVVVIHFILPITVVTFCYLRIWILVIQVRRKVKSEFKPRMKQSDFRNFLTMFVVFVIFAFCWAPLNFIGLAVSINPTEVAPKIPEWLFVVSYFMAYFNSCLNAIIYGLLNQNFRKEYKRILMSLWTPRLFFQDISKGGTECPKSKPSPALNNNDQVKTDTV, from the exons ATGGGACCACCCTGGATCCCCTCCAGTGCCGAAAATGTGAGCGGGAGGAAGATTAAGGGGGTTGGCAGCAGGAAAGCCGCTTCAGACAGTG GTAATGCCTTCGTAGTGAGCCTGGCTTTTGCAGACCTAGTGGTGGCCTTGTATCCTTATCCTTTAGTTCTGGTGGCTATTTTCAAAAATGGATGGGCAATGGGGGAAATGCACTGCAAAGTGAGTGGTTTCATGATGGGCCTGAGCGTGATTGGTTCTATATTCAACATCACCGGGATCGCTATAAACCGTTATTGCTACATCTGCCATAGCTTTGTCTATGAAAAGCTGTTCAGCCTGTGGAATACAATACTTTATGTCTGTTTAATTTGGACCCTCACCGTAGTTGCAACTGTCCCAAACTTTTTTGTCGGCTCATTAGAGTACGATCCCCGGATCTACTCATGTACTTTTGTTCAAACTGTAAGCTCGTCCTACACGATTACTGTAGTCGTCATTCATTTCATTTTACCAATCACTGTGGTGACTTTTTGTTACCTCCGGATATGGATTTTGGTGATTCAGGTGAGGAGGAAAGTCAAGTCTGAATTCAAGCCAAGGATGAAACAAAGCGATTTCCGTAATTTTCTTACCATGTTCGtagtatttgttatttttgccttttgttgGGCTCCTCTAAACTTCATCGGCTTAGCAGTGTCCATCAACCCTACAGAAGTAGCACCCAAAATTCCAGAATGGCTCTTCGTTGTTAGCTATTTCATGGCCTATTTTAACAGTTGCCTTAATGCCATCATATATGGACTACTTAATCAGAATTTTAGAAAAGAGTATAAACGGATCCTGATGTCATTGTGGACGCCGCGGCTTTTCTTTCAAGACATCTCGAAAGGTGGAACTGAATGTCCAAAGAGCAAGCCTTCTCCTGCTTTAAACAACAATGACCAAGTGAAAACTGACACAGTTTGA